One genomic window of Cottoperca gobio chromosome 10, fCotGob3.1, whole genome shotgun sequence includes the following:
- the LOC115015101 gene encoding uncharacterized protein LOC115015101, which produces MADKGDSKPVKTVTTADLKVTMFKRLEASTEPTERRKVREKMEELLQLWQTRKLISEDDKPGLTVKQRKAVVDYENGEYLQHATAWEKAGKKGFGTAYRAFQKAEKRKARATSLLFHLKYVPPNAEGTICVVKKAGETKDDSKDQKTHISQTPQLYPDLSQVADTPAYLSNSNPFPSTSIQAPVYKVSGGVLELEENERSARMGSVLKQLTKLSDEEQRMVEHGMREHSMREHRMKMKDRGFQKDVLSTPVPAHLPHSILEAAQTSHPVQSLYHPQSLPNSSGGLESMTMDKEARQMSGDGTKQKGSQGMAELLTRTNYHDYVGQSVTQGIGSSREKDWGGQKGASQAGGFQGDAEKDPSRKNSVTEDGRTKLTILEGSMTVAEEASIASRTRRQDQVRKLQAPLMTTQGGNMIYQPWSHRDLEGLVSKLPPLSGGGQKWISEFEKYTAGDRVCVGDLRCVIARLEGSLKAREIDTKTGCSGADDELPFNACRNHCWTALRDTYPTTRSLTAMSSLKKGIEEDMHLFLKRSEGVWIDGTGERHDFTPAVTMLWRNAVIKALPPRVREQLEDVVGLDTKSNEEWREYLVHHDLKNRKTEGDKNEEVNALTKRLLRMQVAEKDSEASRLKREKRQMVMGSPAAVEFEAEGQAQQQAALESHAENSGEREEIATEPEYKTSQLGALVVEITAIGSKIAQIIKVLSGGAEARSLGPMVKKARTMNWLPTNIARIWKSDDETMWKITHHSMDVGILEQHELERDHGREHTNHPDTEETLKTVPHYLWATGDYDVGYVPNHQVSVTLRPGQMSCWLPQYNLKKEQIEGIGATITGLLGAGVIRPSNSTWNTPILPVPKAGNKGWRMVHDLRRINSATVSQHIPVPDPYVALQNLNPEHKYFTVIDLANAFFCLPLDPEVQDLFAFTYRGQRYTYNRMPQGYKDSPGLFNQALKKDLTMLHLPQGVTLIQYVDDLLLAGTTAESCLEATADLLALLARAGYKVKKEKTQVARRSVTFLGRLISANSLTLTNAQRTSILSHGKPKTVQHMLAFLGLTGYSRTHVPEYVNLTQPLRDMLAEAGNRNLTAELIWTIEGEEAFTKTKQALGQAAHLCSPDYNADFHLDVSETEGMVNGVLFQKKGGERHVLMYHSSKLDSVELGQTGCARHLAALAKTIKKTAHVVMCHPLKVNTTHGVVAFLNSQAFTFSPVRKIQIEEVLTKPHITYVAETINMATGLNSKNHDAHDCAFVSQQDLKIRSNLEAEPLQDPEQTIYSDGCCYKGEEGNVASYAVVQQNGKEIITLEACIISQPASAQLAEIVALTQALKHGEGKRVNIYTDSAYAHGAVHIDGPQWIRRGFLTSSKTPVRHTEALKALLKAVLLPSQVAVIKCKGHQKTDTAVAKGNDAADKAAKLAGGYIQQMICLNSEREGELTLESIKEMQKLAGPYEQTQWVQKGAAHTEGLWRAHDGRLVAPAKLCHMLIKQAHGPTHVGKLRTTRDVEVQWWHPYMKEMVENFVTECDTCNNFNDKRTYKCPMGRFPVPDAPFKEICIDYTDMGADNVVRGYRYILVMVDRFTRWIEAIPCKKEDANSGDRCLALQEKEGMDLF; this is translated from the exons ATGGCGGACAAGGGGGACTCAAAACCAGTCAAGACTGTAACCACAGCGGACTTGAAAGTGACGATGTTCAAAAGGCTGGAAGCCTCCACTGAACCTACTGAAAGAAGGAAAGTcagagaaaaaatggaagagctgctccagctgtggcAAACAAGAAAACTCATCTCAGAAGATGACAAGCCAGGTCTTACTGTAAAACAACGAAAAGCAGTTGTTGACTATGAAAACGGAGAATATCTGCAACATGCTACAGCCTGGGAGAAAGCGGGGAAAAAAGGATTCGGCACTGCATATAGAGCATTTCAGAAAGCTGAAAAGAGGAAGGCTCGTGCCACGAGTCTTCTTTTCCATCTTAAATATGTACCACCAAATGCGGAGGGTACAATCTGCGTGGTCAAGAAAGCGGGAGAGACAAAAGATGACAGCAAAGATCAGAAGACACACATCTCTCAAACTCCTcagctctacccagatttgTCCCAAGTGGCCGACACTCCGGCATACTTATCCAATAGCAATCCTTTCCCTTCCACTTCCATTCAAGCACCCGTGTACAAGGTGAGTGGAGGAGTTTTGGAACTCGAGGAAAATGAGAGAAGCGCACGTATGGGATCCGTGCTGAAACAACTCACAAAACTCTCAGACGAGGAACAGAGAATGGTGGAACATGGCATGAGGGAACACAGCATGAGGGAACACCGCatgaaaatgaaagacagaGGGTTCCAGAAGGATGTTCTCTCAACCCCAGTTCCAGCACACTTGCCCCACAGTATCTTGGAGGCTGCCCAGACCTCTCATCCTGTCCAATCACTATATCATCCCCAGTCACTTCCAAATTCCTCTGGAGGTCTGGAGAGCATGACCATGGACAAAGAAGCAAGACAAATGAGTGGAGATGGAACAAAGCAAAAGGGATCACAAGGAATGGCTGAGCTATTGACCCGAACAAACTATCATGACTACGTGGGACAGAGTGTGACACAAGGGATTGGATCATCAAGGGAGAAGGACTGGGGAGGTCAGAAGGGCGCATCACAAGCGGGAGGATTCCAAGGGGATGCAGAAAAGGATCCCAGCAGAAAGAACTCAGTTACAGAAGACGGCCGAACGAAATTAACCATACTGGAAGGAAGCATGACAGTGGCTGAAGAAGCCTCCATCGCCAGCAGAACCAGAAGACAGGATCAAGTAAGAAAGTTGCAGGCCCCCCTCATGACAACTCAAGGAGGGAACATGATATACCAACCATGGAGTCATCGAGACTTGGAGGGTTTGGTGTCCAAACTTCCTCCCCTCAGCGGCGGAGGACAAAAGTGGATTTCGGAATTTGAAAAGTATACTgcaggagacagagtgtgtgtgggtgatttgAGATGTGTCATCGCCAGACTGGAAGGAAGTCTGAAGGCGAGGGAAATTGACACTAAAACAGGATGCAGTGGGGCGGATGATGAACTGCCGTTCAATGCATGCAGGAATCACTGCTGGACTGCCCTGAGAGACACCTACCCCACCACTCGCAGCCTGACAGCTATGTCCAGCCTGAAGAAAGGAATTGAAGAAGACATGCATCTTTTCTTAAAAAGGAGCGAAGGCGTCTGGATAGACGGCACTGGAGAGAGACATGACTTCACCCCAGCAGTCACCATGCTAtggagaaatgcagtgataaaggccctgCCTCCTCGAGTTCGAGAacaactggaggatgtggtgggactagacacaaAGTCTAATGAGGAATGGAGAGAATACCTTGTACACCACGACCTTAAGAACAGGAAAACAGAAGGAGATAAAAACGAAGAAGTGAATGCGCTTACCAAGAGATTGCTAAGGATGCAAGTGGCTGAAAAAGACAGCGAGGCTTCAAGgcttaagagagagaagagacaaatggTGATGGGTTCTCCAGCTGCAGTGGAATTCGAAGCAGAAGGGCAAGCGCAGCAACAGGCTGCACTGGAG AGCCACGCGGAGAACAGTGGAGAGCGGGAGGAAATCGCTACAGAGCCAGAGTACAAGACCAGTCAACTAGGTGCTTTGGTTGTGGAGATCACAGCCATTGGCTCAAAGATTGCCCAAATTATCAAAGTGCTCAGTG GAGGAGCTGAAGCAAGATCTTTAGGTCCCATGGTCAAAAAAGCCAGAACAATGAACTGGCTCCCTACCAACATTGCCCGCATATGGAAATCAGACGACGAGACCATGTGGAAAATAACTcatcacagtatggatgttggcatcttggaacaaCACGAACTGGAAAGGGATCATgggagagaacacaccaaccatcctgacaccgAAGAAACCCTAAAGACAGTACCACACTATCTGTGGGctactggagactatgatgtaggttatGTACCTAAtcatcaggtctcagtcactctgAGACCTGGGCAGATGTCATGTTGGTTGCCACAATACAACCTCAAGAAGGAACAGATTGAAGgtataggagcaacaatcactGGACTTCTAGGTGCAGGAGTAATCAGACCCTCAAACTCCACCTGGAACACTCCTATTTTGCCAGTCCCAAAAgcaggcaacaaaggctggagaatggttcatgatctaagaagaATCAATTCAGCCACCGTTTCACAACACATCCCTGTACCAGACCCCTATGTGGCGCTACAAAATCTGAACCCTGAACACAAGTACTTCACTGTGATAGACTTGGCAAacgctttcttttgtttaccattGGATCCTGAAGTACAGGACCTGTTTGCATTCACATACAGAGGACAGagatacacctacaacagaatgccacaagggtACAAAGATAGCCCAGGGTTGTTCAATCAAGCGCTGAAAAAGGATTTAACCATGTTACACCTACCACAGGGTGTAACTCTGATCCAGTACGTTGACGACTTGCTGCTCGCAGGTACTACTGCTGAGTCGTGTCTAGAAGCTACAGCTGATCTCCTCGCACTACTTGCTAGAGCAGGATACAaggtgaagaaggagaaaacacaagtcGCTAGAAGATCAGTCACCTTCTTAGGAAGACTAATTTCTGCAAACAGTCTGAccttaaccaatgcacaaaggacctcaatcctgtCACATGGCAAACCAAAGACTGTACAACACATGCTAGCATTTCTCGGTCTGACGGGTTATAGCAGAACTCATGTACCAGAGTACGTCAATCTGACCCAACCTCTCAGAGACATGCTTgcggaagcaggaaacagaaacctcaccgCTGAACTTATCTGGACCATAGAAGGCGAGGAAGCCTTCACCAAGACCAagcaagccttgggacaagctgcccatctctgctccccagactacaatgcggactttcatttggatgtttctgaaacagaagggatggtaaatggtgttctgttccagaaaaaagggggagagagacatgtactgatgtaccacagctcaaaattggacagtGTGGAGctaggacaaacaggttgtgcaagacaTTTGGCTGCATTGGCAAAGACAATCAAGAAGAcggcacacgtggtgatgtgccatccactcaaagtaaacactacgcATGGAGTAGTGgcttttctaaactcacaagctttcactttttcaccagtcaggaaaatacaaattgaagaagtgctgactaaaccacacatcacatatgtggcagagacaattaacatggcaacaggactgaattcaaAAAACCACGACGCTCATGACTGTGCATTCGTCTCACAACAAGACCTCAAGATAAGGTCAAATTTGGAAGCAGAGCCACTTCAAGATCCAGAGCAAACTATATATAGTGACGGCTGTTGCtataaaggagaagaaggaaatgtggcTTCTTATGCTGTGGTGcaacaaaatggaaaagagaTAATAACATTGGAAGCTTGCATCATTTCACAACCAGCCTCTGCGCAACTAGCAGAAATAGTTGCGTTAACACAAGCGttaaaacatggagaaggcaagagagtaaacatatacacagactcAGCCTATGCTCATGGAGCAGTCCACATTGACGGACCTCAGTGGATCAGAAGAGGTTttttgacttcatccaaaactcCTGTTAGACATACTGAAGCCTTAAAAGCCCTACTAAAAGCTGTACTACTGCCATCACAGGTTGCTGTAATAAAGTGCAAAGGCCATCagaaaacagatacagcagTAGCAAAAGGCAATGACGCAGCAGATAAGGCAGCTAAACTAGCAGGCGGCTACatacagcaaatgatttgtctaaacagtgagagagaaggagagctgactttggagagcattaaagaaatgcagaaactaGCAGGTCCATATGAACAAACGCAATGGGTTCAAAAGGGTGCCGCCCATACAGAAGGACTGTGGAGAGCACATGATGGCAGGCTAGTGGCACCAGCTAAGTTATGCCACATGCTgataaaacaagcccatggccccacacatgttggaaaattaagaacaacaagagatgtcgaggtacaatggtggcatccatacatgaaagagatggtggaaaattttgtgacagagtgtgacaccTGCAACAATTTTAATGACAAacgaacatacaagtgtccaaTGGGTCGGTTTCCAGTTCCAGATGCTCCATTTaaggagatatgtattgactatactgACATGGGAGCAGACAATGTTGTGAGAGGATACAGATATATCCTGGTGATGGTTGATCGTTTCACCAGGTGGATTGAAGCCATCCCCTGTAAAAAAGAGGATGCCaactct GGAGACCGATGCCTGGCCCTCCAAGAGAAGGAGGGCATGGACCTGTTTTAG